In the genome of Fervidobacterium nodosum Rt17-B1, the window AGGATAAACGAAATTGAGGAAATCAACAAAATAGCTTCGAAAATGGGAAAAATTCAAAAAATTTTGATAGAAGTTAATGTTTCAGGTGAAGAAACAAAAGGTGGTATTAGTCCAAATAATATTGAAGATCTATTGAAGGAATCTGAAAAGTTTAAAAACGTCCAAGTTATTGGACTTATGACGATGGCTCCATTTGTTGAACCGGAATCTACAAGGAAATATTTTAGGATGTTGCGTGAAATTAGAGATGGTATCTCAAAGAGATTTCCGAATTTGAAAGAACTATCTATGGGTATGAGTAACGATTTTGAAGTGGCAGTTGAAGAAGGAAGTACGATAGTTAGAATAGGTACTGCGATATTTGGTGAAAGGGGGAAATAATGTGTTTATACTTGGTAATCTTTTCTATGCGATGGGTTATGTTTTGAGAATATTTTTGAATTTTGAAATGACTGTTATAATTATTACCGCGATATTGAGTTGGATACCTAATATGTATTCTTTCAAATTTTATCATATATTGAGGGATATAGCTGAAATTGTGGAAAGACCTATCAGAAAATATATACCCCCGATAGGCTATATAGACATAACCCCTTTGATCGCAATTCTTATTTTGATTTTCCTAGACCAATTCATGGCTCAATCACTTATAGATTTAGGTTGGAGATTGAAATAAATGATTAAGTTAGGTATTTTTTATCGCGTAGATTACGTAGAAGCAGCGAAGTTTGTTCTTGAAAATATTGTAAAAAATTTTGAAGTAAAACACTTTACGGATTCCTCTTTGGATTTTGACGAGGAGAAGTTTTCCGTTGATGTGAACATCGTTGTTGGCGGTGATGGTACGGTTTTAAGGA includes:
- a CDS encoding YggS family pyridoxal phosphate-dependent enzyme, translating into MDSEILNSYSMIKKNYEYVMNKISEHALKVGRKPDEIKIVAVTKTHPVEIIKTAYDVGLRIFGENYAQELRDKSEQLNFPDIEWHYIGRIQTNKLKYIVPVAYLIHSVYRINEIEEINKIASKMGKIQKILIEVNVSGEETKGGISPNNIEDLLKESEKFKNVQVIGLMTMAPFVEPESTRKYFRMLREIRDGISKRFPNLKELSMGMSNDFEVAVEEGSTIVRIGTAIFGERGK
- a CDS encoding YggT family protein — its product is MFILGNLFYAMGYVLRIFLNFEMTVIIITAILSWIPNMYSFKFYHILRDIAEIVERPIRKYIPPIGYIDITPLIAILILIFLDQFMAQSLIDLGWRLK